A stretch of Labrus mixtus chromosome 7, fLabMix1.1, whole genome shotgun sequence DNA encodes these proteins:
- the LOC132977949 gene encoding protein disulfide isomerase Creld1 isoform X1, with protein sequence MGMRMLHMNLLQAALLCCLLAVKAHSCPPACSKCSGPENHHCEGCSTGWILHNNTCVDLNECDTELGICPANNYCFNTEGSFECRDCDPACVGCMGSGPARCRKCALGFTLTGSKCLDIDECSDRVLACQGLDEICANTVGSFHCDCAKGFIRRDGVCVRKQQPSVQGKGLFEDMQDDEVEVLQQMFFGVVLCALATLAAKGDMVYTSVFMGATAAMAGYWLSDRGDRLVDNFFRVR encoded by the exons ATGGGAATGAGGATGCTTCACATGaacctgctgcaggctgctttgctgtgttgtctgttaGCTGTTAAGGCACACAGCTGCCCTCCTGCCTGCAGTAAGTGTTCAGGCCCAGAAAACCACCATTGTGAGGGATGCAGTACAGGATGGATACTCCATAACAACACCTGTGTAG ACTTAAATGAGTGTGACACCGAGCTGGGTATCTGTCCTGCAAACAACTACTGCTTCAATACAGAGGGTTCCTTTGAGTGCAGAG ATTGTGACCCGGCCTGTGTGGGATGTATGGGCAGCGGACCAGCACGGTGCAGGAAATGTGCCTTGGGGTTTACACTTACAGGGTCCAAGTGTTTGG ATATAGATGAATGTAGTGACAGGGTGCTGGCCTGTCAGGGTCTGGATGAAATCTGTGCCAACACAGTGGGCTCATTCCACTGTGACTGTGCAAAAGGATTCATACGCAGGGATGGTGTCTGTGTGAGGAAGCAGCAGCCAA GTGTTCAGGGGAAAGGTCTGTTTGAGGACATGCAGGATGATGAGGTGGAAGTGCTGCAGCAGATGTTCTTCGGGGTGGTACTCTGTGCTCTGGCCACGCTGGCCGCTAAAGGAGATATGGTCTACACGTCTGTATTCATGGGAGCGACGGCAGCCATGGCAGGGTACTGGCTTTCTGACCGGGGAGACCGTTTGGTAGACAACTTCTTCAGGGTACGGTAA
- the LOC132977949 gene encoding protein disulfide isomerase Creld1 isoform X2 yields MGMRMLHMNLLQAALLCCLLAVKAHSCPPACSKCSGPENHHCEGCSTGWILHNNTCVDCDPACVGCMGSGPARCRKCALGFTLTGSKCLDIDECSDRVLACQGLDEICANTVGSFHCDCAKGFIRRDGVCVRKQQPSVQGKGLFEDMQDDEVEVLQQMFFGVVLCALATLAAKGDMVYTSVFMGATAAMAGYWLSDRGDRLVDNFFRVR; encoded by the exons ATGGGAATGAGGATGCTTCACATGaacctgctgcaggctgctttgctgtgttgtctgttaGCTGTTAAGGCACACAGCTGCCCTCCTGCCTGCAGTAAGTGTTCAGGCCCAGAAAACCACCATTGTGAGGGATGCAGTACAGGATGGATACTCCATAACAACACCTGTGTAG ATTGTGACCCGGCCTGTGTGGGATGTATGGGCAGCGGACCAGCACGGTGCAGGAAATGTGCCTTGGGGTTTACACTTACAGGGTCCAAGTGTTTGG ATATAGATGAATGTAGTGACAGGGTGCTGGCCTGTCAGGGTCTGGATGAAATCTGTGCCAACACAGTGGGCTCATTCCACTGTGACTGTGCAAAAGGATTCATACGCAGGGATGGTGTCTGTGTGAGGAAGCAGCAGCCAA GTGTTCAGGGGAAAGGTCTGTTTGAGGACATGCAGGATGATGAGGTGGAAGTGCTGCAGCAGATGTTCTTCGGGGTGGTACTCTGTGCTCTGGCCACGCTGGCCGCTAAAGGAGATATGGTCTACACGTCTGTATTCATGGGAGCGACGGCAGCCATGGCAGGGTACTGGCTTTCTGACCGGGGAGACCGTTTGGTAGACAACTTCTTCAGGGTACGGTAA
- the il17rc gene encoding interleukin-17 receptor C isoform X2, with protein sequence MIIPGWTVWCLLLTLHMSACNLEASGYNSHEVICSQGLSNCTMKDEIPLFKEENTSVNVQNLTPYFKLCCKDGASCWLCLVIDMEINTHTEKDMEDEGHSGRDEEEYNEELSNSKASVSVCFKTAHTMPSCKRVEFTVNHAALTQQHQAKVSMVITEPAGVTFSSQLRIYSVKHHLFHPIVAPSLDEVCSQNLSERVEECGVPRLLSVINEEKNRVELQFVGRNMNSPSVCLQYEQNGKCKRWKRLPIPLYSVTTCMCFQVWDEDDQRSRRSLSCPFINTNLLHRNIWENISVSVGQGQMSNSRSMLSWNVSAPCRLEGEVWPCQRDLSCREVKGFRQQLATGEWRQNSKELWVTRGVFEDINLQLSPCVMVKVRGMGLDLGPFCFNNTDRWRWSLLVVGVMLIVCLTMIMFYVLHDFIKKWVWSCHYGGFVKVGRMSHVVLLSPPDVDAGVSESVCELGSLLSNHGFHVSVDQWSRKEQCTLGPLPWLHSQLLELKSQGGRVVLVLTHDALERTEEWTRLHKEDIKMKVDNNDLPQTCSPYSDVFTASLCIIQADKQQGRAGERFLLVKFDSHPSSDRRLPELFKGLPLFHLPSKIQALLSELTVGAQKGEQDGHNHGEMKGEMKGLRWMKKTQN encoded by the exons ATGATTATTCCTGGATGGACCGTTTGGTGCCTTTTACTGACTCTACACATGTCAGCCTGTAACCTGGAAGCTTCTGGATACAATAGCCATGAAGTCATCTGCTCTCAG GGTCTCTCCAATTGCACCATGAAGGATGAGATACCTCTTTTTAAGGAGGAAAATACTTCTGTAAATGTCCAAAACCTGACACCATATTTCAAGCTCTGCTGCAAAGACGGGGCATCATGTTGGTTATGTCTGGTAATCGACATGGAGATAAACACCCACACAGAAAAGGACATGGAGGATGAAGGCCACTCTGGGAGGGATGAGGAGGAATATAACGAGGAGCTGAGCAATTCTAAAG cgtctgtgtcagtgtgcttCAAGACCGCACACACCATGCCCAGCTGCAAGAGGGTGGAGTTTACGGTTAATCATGCAGCTCTTACTCAACAACACCAGGCAAAG gtttccatggtgattACTGAGCCAGCTGGGGTTACCTTCAGCAGTCAATTGAGgatttattctgttaaacatcATCTGTTTCATCCGATTGTCGCTCCTTCTCTAGATGAAG TTTGCTCCCAGAATCTGTCTGAGCGTGTAGAAGAGTGTGGCG TGCCCAGACTCCTCAGTGTTATTAACGAAGAGAAGAATCGTGTTGAGCTGCAGTTTGTTGGCAGGAATATGAACTCACCCTCTGTGTGCCTTCAGTATGAGCAGAATGGAAAATGCAAG AGATGGAAGAGGCTGCCCATCCCGTTGTATTCTGTAACCACCTGCATGTGTTTTCAG gtatGGGATGAGGATGATCAGAGGTCTCGGCGCTCTCTAAGCTGCCCTTTCATCAACACAA ATTTACTCCACAGGAATATTTGGGAGAATATTTCAGTGTCTGTTGGTCAGGGTCAGATGAGCAACTCCCGCTCAATGCTGTCGTGGAACGTGTCTGCCCCCTGCAGGCTGGAGGGGGAAGTGTGGCCCTGTCAGAGAGACCTCAGCTGCCGGGAGGTGAAGGGCTTCAGACAACAGCTGGCAACGGGTGAATGGAGACAAAACAGCAAGGAATTGTGG GTGACAAGGGGGGTGTTTGAAGACATCAACCTTCAGCTTTCGCCATGTGTCATg GTGAAGGTCAGAGGAATGGGACTTGACCTGGGTCCATTCTGTTTTAACAACA CCGACAGGTGGCGCTGGAGTCTCCTGGTTGTTGGTGTAATGCTGATAGTTTGCTTGACTATGATCATGTTCTATGTGCTTCATGACTTCATCAAGA AATGGGTATGGAGCTGTCATTATGGCGGATTTGTCAAGG TTGGCAGAATGTCTCATGTGGTGTTGCTGAGCCCCCCAGATGTGGATGCTGGTGTTTCAGAGTCAGTGTGTGAGCTAGGGTCCTTGCTCTCTAACCATGGCTTCCATGTGTCTGTGGACCAGTGGAGCAGGAAGGAGCAGTGCACTCTGGGACCTCTGCCATGGCTGCACTCACAACTGCTGGAGCTGAAGAGCCAGGGTGGCAGAGTCGTGCTCGTCTTGACCCACGATGCCTTAGAGAGAACAGAGGAATGGACCCGTTTGCACAAAGAGGATATCAAGATGAAGGTGGACAACAATGATCTTCCTCAGACATGTTCCCCTTACTCTGATGTGTTCACAGCCTCTCTGTGCATTATCCAGGCGGACAAACAGCAGGGCAGGGCAGGAGAGCGTTTTCTTCTTGTCAAATTTGACTCCCATCCTAGCAGTGACAGGAGACTACCAGAGCTTTTTAAGGGCctgcccctgttccatctcccctCAAAGATCCAGGCTCTCCTATCTGAGCTAACTGTGGGGGCACAGAAAGGAGAACAGGATGGACATAACCATGGAGAAATGAAAGGAGAAATGAAAGGACTCAGATGgatgaaaaaaacccaaaactaa
- the il17rc gene encoding interleukin-17 receptor C isoform X1, translated as MIIPGWTVWCLLLTLHMSACNLEASGYNSHEVICSQGLSNCTMKDEIPLFKEENTSVNVQNLTPYFKLCCKDGASCWLCLVIDMEINTHTEKDMEDEGHSGRDEEEYNEELSNSKASVSVCFKTAHTMPSCKRVEFTVNHAALTQQHQAKVSMVITEPAGVTFSSQLRIYSVKHHLFHPIVAPSLDEVCSQNLSERVEECGVPRLLSVINEEKNRVELQFVGRNMNSPSVCLQYEQNGKCKRWKRLPIPLYSVTTCMCFQVWDEDDQRSRRSLSCPFINTSLKSGDLLHRNIWENISVSVGQGQMSNSRSMLSWNVSAPCRLEGEVWPCQRDLSCREVKGFRQQLATGEWRQNSKELWVTRGVFEDINLQLSPCVMVKVRGMGLDLGPFCFNNTDRWRWSLLVVGVMLIVCLTMIMFYVLHDFIKKWVWSCHYGGFVKVGRMSHVVLLSPPDVDAGVSESVCELGSLLSNHGFHVSVDQWSRKEQCTLGPLPWLHSQLLELKSQGGRVVLVLTHDALERTEEWTRLHKEDIKMKVDNNDLPQTCSPYSDVFTASLCIIQADKQQGRAGERFLLVKFDSHPSSDRRLPELFKGLPLFHLPSKIQALLSELTVGAQKGEQDGHNHGEMKGEMKGLRWMKKTQN; from the exons ATGATTATTCCTGGATGGACCGTTTGGTGCCTTTTACTGACTCTACACATGTCAGCCTGTAACCTGGAAGCTTCTGGATACAATAGCCATGAAGTCATCTGCTCTCAG GGTCTCTCCAATTGCACCATGAAGGATGAGATACCTCTTTTTAAGGAGGAAAATACTTCTGTAAATGTCCAAAACCTGACACCATATTTCAAGCTCTGCTGCAAAGACGGGGCATCATGTTGGTTATGTCTGGTAATCGACATGGAGATAAACACCCACACAGAAAAGGACATGGAGGATGAAGGCCACTCTGGGAGGGATGAGGAGGAATATAACGAGGAGCTGAGCAATTCTAAAG cgtctgtgtcagtgtgcttCAAGACCGCACACACCATGCCCAGCTGCAAGAGGGTGGAGTTTACGGTTAATCATGCAGCTCTTACTCAACAACACCAGGCAAAG gtttccatggtgattACTGAGCCAGCTGGGGTTACCTTCAGCAGTCAATTGAGgatttattctgttaaacatcATCTGTTTCATCCGATTGTCGCTCCTTCTCTAGATGAAG TTTGCTCCCAGAATCTGTCTGAGCGTGTAGAAGAGTGTGGCG TGCCCAGACTCCTCAGTGTTATTAACGAAGAGAAGAATCGTGTTGAGCTGCAGTTTGTTGGCAGGAATATGAACTCACCCTCTGTGTGCCTTCAGTATGAGCAGAATGGAAAATGCAAG AGATGGAAGAGGCTGCCCATCCCGTTGTATTCTGTAACCACCTGCATGTGTTTTCAG gtatGGGATGAGGATGATCAGAGGTCTCGGCGCTCTCTAAGCTGCCCTTTCATCAACACAAGTTTGAAGTCTGGAG ATTTACTCCACAGGAATATTTGGGAGAATATTTCAGTGTCTGTTGGTCAGGGTCAGATGAGCAACTCCCGCTCAATGCTGTCGTGGAACGTGTCTGCCCCCTGCAGGCTGGAGGGGGAAGTGTGGCCCTGTCAGAGAGACCTCAGCTGCCGGGAGGTGAAGGGCTTCAGACAACAGCTGGCAACGGGTGAATGGAGACAAAACAGCAAGGAATTGTGG GTGACAAGGGGGGTGTTTGAAGACATCAACCTTCAGCTTTCGCCATGTGTCATg GTGAAGGTCAGAGGAATGGGACTTGACCTGGGTCCATTCTGTTTTAACAACA CCGACAGGTGGCGCTGGAGTCTCCTGGTTGTTGGTGTAATGCTGATAGTTTGCTTGACTATGATCATGTTCTATGTGCTTCATGACTTCATCAAGA AATGGGTATGGAGCTGTCATTATGGCGGATTTGTCAAGG TTGGCAGAATGTCTCATGTGGTGTTGCTGAGCCCCCCAGATGTGGATGCTGGTGTTTCAGAGTCAGTGTGTGAGCTAGGGTCCTTGCTCTCTAACCATGGCTTCCATGTGTCTGTGGACCAGTGGAGCAGGAAGGAGCAGTGCACTCTGGGACCTCTGCCATGGCTGCACTCACAACTGCTGGAGCTGAAGAGCCAGGGTGGCAGAGTCGTGCTCGTCTTGACCCACGATGCCTTAGAGAGAACAGAGGAATGGACCCGTTTGCACAAAGAGGATATCAAGATGAAGGTGGACAACAATGATCTTCCTCAGACATGTTCCCCTTACTCTGATGTGTTCACAGCCTCTCTGTGCATTATCCAGGCGGACAAACAGCAGGGCAGGGCAGGAGAGCGTTTTCTTCTTGTCAAATTTGACTCCCATCCTAGCAGTGACAGGAGACTACCAGAGCTTTTTAAGGGCctgcccctgttccatctcccctCAAAGATCCAGGCTCTCCTATCTGAGCTAACTGTGGGGGCACAGAAAGGAGAACAGGATGGACATAACCATGGAGAAATGAAAGGAGAAATGAAAGGACTCAGATGgatgaaaaaaacccaaaactaa
- the LOC132977230 gene encoding uncharacterized protein LOC132977230 → MGFMPPRTVRPSTISLLPSLPFVPLPVLHIHQFLLKTESLSLPLCYGVYGLVSLKLLHHPNKELFVNGELDEVLFGGFKRIAIHAAAAHFEFDAVKTIVRDGQSTVEYLQQVEVVSRNSVTVIRRANEIDVVSGDTRIVFLIHEKEGNFYLWPVIRQQPMDTNVTGILALKPAVYEEVQQTPSTILKIQNMEVTATRSTTADYSIASAPTLDCWFVPPEFALQRPINEFIVTQI, encoded by the exons ATGGGTTTCATGCCCCCCCGAACTGTCAGACCTTCTACAATTTCTCTGCTTCCAAGTCTTCCATTTGTTCCACTTCCAGTTTTGCATATCCACCAGTTTTTGCTTAAAACTGAGAGCCTGTCTCTTCCACTTTGTTATGGTGTCTATGGACTTGTCAGCCTTAAACTTCTTCACCATCCCAATAAAG AGCTGTTTGTGAATGGTGAGCTTGATGAAGTATTGTTTGGAGGATTCAAAAGGATTGCCATACATGCAGCTGCTGCACACTTTGAGTTTGATGCCGTGAAAACCATTGTACGAGATGGACAGTCCACAGTAGAGTACCTTCAACAGGTTGAAGTTGTTTCTCGTAATAG TGTGACGGTGATCAGGCGGGCCAATGAAATAGATGTTGTAAGTGGAGACACACGTATTGTCTTCCTGATTCATGAGAAGGAAGGCAACTTTTATCTCTGGCCTGTTATAAGACAACAGCCAATGGACACCAACGTTACAGGGATTTTAG cTCTAAAGCCAGCAGTTTATGAAGAGGTACAGCAAACCCCCTCAACTATACTCAAGATCCAAAACATGGAGGTCACTGCTACCAG atcCACAACTGCTGACTACAGTATCGCCTCTGCTCCGACACTGGACTGCTGGTTTGTGCCCCCTGAGTTCGCCTTACAGAGACCCATAAATGAGTTCATCGTTACACAAATTTAA
- the LOC132977953 gene encoding inter-alpha-trypsin inhibitor heavy chain H3-like, with the protein MARAVVQVTLFGLLLALVTTLPNKDDWDIYSFHINSTVSSRYATTVITSRVANRVDESKEIEFQVRIPKNAFISKFRMFIDGQAYDGVVKSKEAAKQQYTDAVSQGQSAGIVSSVGRTLEEFKTSVNVAAHKKVTFELTYEELLTRKLGKYELQIHARPMQPVKDFKVDVYIHEKAGINIMEVKGGLSTNAMANAITKTHSDTQAWVYFYPTEEQQKTCDRCGEQGMNGDLVIVYDVNRDNSFGDIKKSSGYFVHHFAPSNLARIPKNVAFIIDQSGSMHGRKIQQTRTALIRILNDLAEEDHFGLITFDGSIFHWKRELVQATEENLASAKTFAQRIRDRGATDINQAVLEGARMLNANPREGSASILILLTDGDPTSGVINLEVIQSNVRKAIAGKFPLYCLGFGFDVNFEFLEKMSLQNNGVARRIYEDSDAELQLKGFYEEVATPLLTDVTMVYEGGINLTQTNFSQYYNGSEIVVAGQITDNDIGTFTPQVVAVSRNRKVVFPGTNVTVESADVSDSNIQRVWAYLTVKQLLEKELRLSGPEKENAKKEALELSLKYSFVTPLTSMVVTKPPGESSDVLNKPKEGEAPQTPTSNAGHYVPVAIPGSSARSFGDFLEEEFDAIYEPPSATMGNAIGLGVFNRYNSWYYLQYIVL; encoded by the exons ATGGCAAGAGCTGTGGTGCAAGTAACCCTCTTTGGGCTGCTGCTGGCTTTGGTAACCACACTACCAAACAAG GATGACTGGGACATCTACAGCTTTCACATCAACTCAACAGTGAGCAGTCGTTATGCAACCACAGTCATCACAAGCCGTGTGGCCAATCGAGTGGACGAGTCAAAGGAAATAGAATTTCAAGTCCGGATTCCCAAGAATGCCTTCATCAGTAAATTCAGAAT GTTTATAGATGGCCAGGCATACGATGGGGTTGTGAAATCTAAGGAGGCGGCTAAGCAGCAGTACACTGATGCTGTGTCACAAGGCCAGAGCGCTGGGATTGTCAG TTCTGTAGGGAGGACTCTCGAAGAATTCAAGACCTCTGTGAATGTAGCAGCTCACAAAAAGGTCACTTTTGAACTTACATATGAGGAACTACTGACACGCAAACTGGGCAAGTACGAGCTGCAAATCCACGCCCGACCAATGCAGCCTGTAAAAGACTTCAAG GTTGATGTGTACATACATGAGAAAGCTGGAATCAATATCATGGAGGTTAAAGGTGGACTAAGCACCAATGCCATGGCTAATGCCATCACcaaaacacattcagacacacag GCGTGGGTGTATTTCTACCCAACTGAGGAACAACAAAAGACGTGTGACCGCTGTGGAGAGCAAGGCATGAATGGAGATCTGGTTATTGTTTATGACGTCAACAGGGACAACTCATTTGGAGACATCAAG AAGTCATCAGGGTACTTCGTTCATCACTTTGCTCCATCTAATCTTGCCCGAATACCAAAAAATGTGGCCTTCATTATTGATCAAAGTGGCTCAATGCACGGCAGAAAAATACAACAG ACCCGAACTGCATTGATTCGTATCTTGAATGACCTGGCAGAAGAAGACCACTTTGGTCTGATCACTTTTGATGGCTCCATTTTTCACTGGAAACGAGAGCTTGTTCAGGCTACGGAAGAAAACCTGGCTAGTGCCAAAACCTTTGCACAGCGGATACGAGATAGAGGAG CCACGGACATTAACCAAGCAGTTTTAGAAGGAGCACGAATGCTGAATGCAAATCCCAGAGAAGGCTCAGCATCTATTCTCATACTGCTCACAGATGGAGACCCAACCTCAG GGGTGATAAATCTGGAAGTAATTCAGTCAAATGTAAGAAAGGCTATTGCAGGTAAATTCCCTCTCTACTGCCTCGGTTTTGGTTTTGATGTCAATTTTGAGTTCCTTGAAAAGATGTCACTGCAGAACAACGGTGTGGCTCGACGGATTTATGAAGACTCTGATGCTGAGTTACAACTCAAG GGTTTCTATGAAGAGGTGGCAACTCCTTTGTTAACAGATGTGACAATGGTTTATGAGGGTGGGATTAATCTAACCCAGACTAACTTCAGCCAGTATTATAATGGCTCTGAGATTGTTGTGGCAGGTCAGATCACTGACAACGACATCGGAACCTTCACTCCACAAGTTGTGGCTGTTTCG AGAAATAGAAAGGTGGTGTTTCCTGGAACAAATGTTACAGTGGAGTCAGCCGATGTGTCTGACAGTAACATCCAGAGAGTTTGGGCCTACCTCACAGTAAAACAGCTTCTAGAGAAAGA ACTGCGGTTATCTGGACCAGAGAAGGAGAACGCTAAGAAAGAGGCCTTGGAGCTGTCGCTGAAATACAGCTTTGTGACCCCACTCACATCCATGGTGGTCACCAAGCCTCCTGGGGAGAGCTCAGATGTGCTCAATAAACCCAAGGAAGGTGAAGCACCTCAGACCCCAACCTCTAATGCGGGGCATTACGTACCCGTGGCTATTCCAGGTAGTTCTGCCAGGTCTTTTGGTG ATTTTCTTGAAGAAGAATTTGATGCTATATATGAGCCACCCAGTGCTACAATGGGAAACGCTATAGGTTTAGGAGTATTTAATAGATATAATTCATGGTACTATTTACAGTATATTGTGCtgtaa